A window from Herbaspirillum sp. meg3 encodes these proteins:
- the treS gene encoding maltose alpha-D-glucosyltransferase — MDIPANSTVLRNREPPAGDKKEHSDAKGSKQRPSKAERAKANRAGRAGLRFTDDPLWYKDAIIYQIHVKSYFDANDDGIGDFAGLIQKLDYITGLGVNTIWLLPFYPSPRRDDGYDIAEYKGVHPDYGNMSDVRRFIAAAHEHGLRIITELVINHTSDQHPWFQRARQARAGSVARNFYVWSDDDKSYEGTRIIFVDTEKSNWTWDPVAKAYFWHRFYSHQPDLNFDNPQVLKAVLNVMSFWLDLGIDGLRLDAVPYLIEREGTSNENLPETHAILKRIRAEMDRKYPDRMLLAEANMWPEDVQQYFGDSDECHMAFHFPLMPRMYMALASQDRFPITDILRQTPDIPAECQWAIFLRNHDELTLEMVTDAERDYLWNFYAPDRRARLNLGIRRRLAPLVERDWRRIQLLNSFLLSMPGTPVIYYGDEIGMGDNIHLGDRDGVRTPMQWTLDRNGGFSRADPARLVLPPLMDPQYGYQTINVEAQSDDRHSMLNWMRRLLSVRKQHQAFGRGTLTLIYPSNRKILAYLREYSDPKQGGATETILCVANLSQSAQAVELELSAFADRIPIEMMGGTAFPPIGKLNYLLTLPPFGFYWFLLAAEANMPSWYAATPEPLPEYVTLVLRNGVEEIMEAPARTTLEQEVLPHYLLKRRWYAAKQKTIEAVSMVAATTLPMSKNVPGALPVVLSEIEVSTAAQGGTQLQRYLLPLGFIREEDTISALPHQLALSRVRRNRHVGFLTDAFALDSFIMTVLELLAERAEVPAGQGRMLFAPTAAFDAAILKAPLQLRRVAQEQSNSSVVINDAMVMKVLRLVKPGIHPEIEMGRYLTEHGFPNVPATLGEVTRISEDGTPYALIVLQRYIDNQGDAWQWTMDTLERAIQSDTLADPRNAQHDRSNSNGDTALAELATFARLLGQRLGEMHTLLGKPTDDPAFAPETVRTAVSQSWAQAAATQLNAACDILRRKNDWVTVDEARYVGRLLAQREPLLKRIEQLAQAGEGSLCIRLHGDLHLGQVLIAFNDVFIIDFEGEPARSLEERRAKGSPLRDVAGLMRSFDYAAAFGNNMGPGDLDDAARAGKEQVLRRFAPECQAAFLEGYRVGNPALAHNLPLAAQNDLLDLFTLEKAAYEICYEAANRPAWMHVPLHGIYAIANRLLEKK; from the coding sequence ATGGATATTCCCGCAAACAGTACCGTACTGCGTAATCGCGAACCGCCTGCGGGCGACAAGAAAGAACATAGCGATGCAAAGGGCAGCAAGCAAAGGCCCAGCAAGGCCGAGCGCGCCAAAGCCAACCGGGCGGGCAGGGCCGGTCTGCGCTTTACCGATGATCCGCTGTGGTACAAGGACGCGATCATTTATCAGATCCACGTCAAATCCTACTTCGACGCCAACGACGACGGCATCGGCGACTTTGCCGGGCTGATTCAAAAACTCGATTACATCACGGGGCTTGGCGTCAATACCATCTGGCTGTTGCCGTTCTATCCGTCGCCACGCCGCGATGACGGCTACGACATTGCCGAATACAAGGGCGTCCATCCCGACTACGGCAACATGAGCGATGTGCGCCGCTTTATCGCCGCAGCTCATGAGCACGGACTGCGCATCATCACCGAACTGGTCATCAATCACACCTCGGATCAGCATCCCTGGTTTCAGCGTGCACGGCAGGCGCGGGCCGGATCGGTGGCGCGCAATTTCTATGTCTGGTCGGACGACGACAAGAGTTACGAGGGTACGCGCATCATTTTCGTCGATACCGAAAAATCCAACTGGACCTGGGATCCGGTCGCCAAGGCTTACTTCTGGCATCGCTTCTATTCGCACCAGCCGGATCTCAATTTCGACAACCCGCAAGTGCTCAAAGCCGTGCTCAACGTCATGTCGTTCTGGCTTGATCTGGGCATCGACGGCTTGCGCCTGGATGCCGTGCCGTATCTGATCGAACGTGAAGGCACCAGCAACGAAAACCTGCCGGAAACCCACGCCATCCTCAAGCGCATCCGTGCCGAGATGGATCGCAAATATCCCGACCGCATGCTGCTGGCCGAGGCCAACATGTGGCCGGAAGATGTGCAGCAATATTTTGGCGACAGCGACGAGTGCCACATGGCGTTTCACTTTCCGCTGATGCCGCGCATGTACATGGCGCTGGCCAGTCAGGATCGTTTTCCGATTACCGACATCCTGCGGCAGACGCCGGATATTCCTGCGGAATGCCAATGGGCGATTTTTCTGCGCAACCATGACGAGCTGACGCTGGAAATGGTGACCGATGCCGAACGCGACTATCTGTGGAATTTTTACGCGCCGGATCGCCGGGCACGCCTGAACCTTGGTATCCGCCGCCGCCTTGCGCCGCTGGTCGAACGCGACTGGCGCCGTATCCAGTTGCTCAACAGTTTTCTGTTGTCGATGCCAGGTACGCCGGTGATTTATTACGGCGACGAAATCGGCATGGGCGACAACATCCACCTGGGCGACCGCGACGGCGTGCGGACACCGATGCAATGGACGCTGGATCGCAACGGCGGCTTTTCGCGCGCCGACCCTGCACGGCTGGTGTTGCCGCCGCTCATGGATCCGCAATACGGCTATCAGACCATTAACGTGGAAGCGCAAAGCGACGACCGCCATTCCATGCTCAACTGGATGCGCCGTCTGCTTAGCGTACGCAAGCAGCATCAGGCCTTCGGCCGTGGCACGCTGACGCTGATCTACCCAAGCAATCGCAAGATCCTCGCTTATCTGCGTGAATACAGCGATCCCAAACAAGGCGGCGCTACCGAGACTATCCTGTGCGTGGCGAACCTGTCGCAGTCGGCGCAGGCGGTCGAGCTGGAGCTGTCGGCCTTTGCCGACCGTATTCCTATCGAAATGATGGGCGGGACTGCTTTTCCGCCAATCGGCAAGCTGAATTATCTGCTGACCTTGCCGCCTTTCGGCTTTTATTGGTTCCTGCTGGCGGCCGAAGCCAACATGCCGTCATGGTACGCCGCGACTCCCGAACCTTTGCCGGAATATGTGACCCTGGTCTTGCGCAACGGCGTGGAAGAGATCATGGAGGCGCCTGCGCGCACCACGCTGGAACAAGAAGTGTTGCCGCACTATCTGCTCAAACGGCGCTGGTATGCCGCCAAGCAAAAGACGATAGAAGCGGTATCGATGGTGGCGGCGACCACATTGCCGATGTCGAAAAACGTACCCGGCGCTTTGCCGGTGGTGCTGAGCGAAATCGAAGTATCGACAGCCGCGCAAGGAGGCACTCAGCTACAGCGATATTTGCTGCCGCTGGGCTTCATCCGCGAAGAAGACACTATCTCGGCCTTGCCGCATCAACTGGCCTTGTCGCGAGTACGACGCAATCGTCATGTGGGTTTCCTGACGGATGCTTTTGCCCTCGATTCTTTCATCATGACCGTTCTGGAACTGCTGGCGGAACGCGCTGAAGTACCTGCCGGGCAGGGACGCATGCTATTCGCGCCGACCGCCGCCTTCGATGCCGCCATCCTGAAAGCACCGCTGCAATTGCGCCGTGTCGCCCAGGAGCAGTCGAACAGCTCTGTGGTCATCAATGACGCCATGGTCATGAAGGTATTGCGCCTGGTCAAGCCCGGCATCCATCCGGAAATCGAGATGGGCCGCTACCTGACTGAGCATGGCTTTCCCAATGTACCGGCGACGCTGGGCGAAGTCACCCGCATCAGCGAAGACGGTACACCGTATGCATTGATTGTCTTGCAGCGCTATATCGACAATCAGGGTGACGCCTGGCAATGGACCATGGACACGCTGGAGCGTGCAATTCAGAGCGACACGCTGGCCGATCCCCGCAATGCGCAACACGATCGGAGCAATAGCAACGGCGACACTGCACTGGCCGAGCTTGCGACCTTTGCACGTTTACTGGGTCAGCGCCTGGGTGAGATGCATACCTTGCTGGGTAAGCCCACCGACGATCCGGCCTTTGCGCCGGAAACCGTGCGCACTGCCGTATCGCAATCCTGGGCTCAGGCCGCCGCAACCCAGCTCAATGCCGCCTGCGACATCCTGCGCAGAAAGAACGATTGGGTCACAGTCGACGAGGCGCGTTACGTCGGACGGCTGCTGGCACAGCGCGAACCGCTGCTCAAACGCATCGAGCAACTGGCGCAGGCAGGCGAAGGATCCTTATGCATCCGTCTGCACGGCGACCTGCATCTGGGGCAAGTACTGATCGCGTTCAACGACGTCTTCATCATCGATTTCGAAGGTGAACCGGCACGCTCGCTGGAAGAGCGCCGTGCCAAGGGAAGCCCTTTGCGCGATGTCGCCGGCCTGATGCGTTCTTTCGACTATGCCGCCGCCTTCGGCAACAACATGGGGCCGGGCGATCTTGACGACGCTGCACGTGCGGGCAAGGAGCAGGTCTTGCGCCGGTTCGCACCGGAATGCCAGGCCGCCTTTCTGGAAGGTTATCGCGTCGGTAATCCGGCGTTGGCGCATAACCTGCCGCTGGCTGCGCAAAACGACTTGCTCGATTTGTTCACCCTGGAAAAAGCAGCCTACGAGATTTGCTACGAAGCGGCCAACCGGCCCGCATGGATGCACGTGCCGTTGCACGGCATCTATGCCATCGCGAATCGTTTACTGGAAAAGAAATAG
- the glgB gene encoding 1,4-alpha-glucan branching protein GlgB: METEHHPIQNEHDAPYFPGVALTASLQQGQLGDPFALLGPRYVKLSQDEPRLRLCCYYPGATAVQVFSRPADDVDPHGALLGNLTQLEPVPGDSETATGIFYGEVVLPAHAAQREIPYVLHVAWPCPAGGEEVQITEDAYAFGLLLSDFDLHLFREGRHRQLGRCFGAQVMTIDDVEGVRFAVWAPNARRVSVIGDFNQWDGRRHPMRLRQSAGVWELFIPRLRDGTLYKYEIVGPDGTVLPAKADPMARATEAPPATASRVIDDRSGWRWHDESWMQQRAQRQSVQSPISIYEVHAASWMRILEEDGRNLDWNELAERLIPYVKGMGFTHVELLPVMEHPFGGSWGYQPLSQFAPSARFGAAADFAAFVDACHGEGIGVILDWVPAHFPSDPHGLAHFDGTPLYEHGDPREGFHQDWNTLIYNLGRHEVRGFLIASALEWLEHFHVDGLRVDAVASMLYRDYSRNAGEWVPNIHGGRENLEAVAFLRELNQTVHERCPGALMIAEESTSWPGVTAPVEQGGLGFSYKWNMGWMHDTLRYVEQDSIYRRYHHHDFTFGMIYAFSESFVLPISHDEVVHGKRTLLQKMPGDYWQKFANLRAYFGFMWTHPGKKLLFMGSEFGQYDEFDHDKSPQWELLDDPRHRSIQRLVRDLNRLYVDLPALHRYDSQAEGFSWVVGNDSVNSVFAYFRYGDAGEAPLLVVVNMTPVPRHNYRIGVPPGPDNSYQWDEILNTDADMYGGSNLGNAGGVIAQAEHWHGHPASVLLTLPPLSTLFLRRR, from the coding sequence ATGGAAACCGAACATCACCCGATTCAGAATGAGCACGACGCGCCGTATTTCCCCGGCGTGGCATTGACTGCCAGTCTGCAACAGGGTCAGTTGGGGGATCCGTTTGCCTTGCTCGGGCCGCGCTATGTCAAATTATCGCAGGATGAACCGCGCCTGCGTCTGTGCTGCTACTACCCGGGGGCAACCGCCGTGCAGGTGTTCTCACGTCCGGCTGACGATGTCGATCCGCATGGCGCCTTGCTCGGCAATCTCACGCAGCTTGAACCAGTGCCGGGAGACAGCGAAACCGCTACAGGCATTTTTTATGGCGAAGTGGTGTTGCCTGCGCACGCTGCACAGCGCGAGATTCCATATGTGCTGCATGTGGCCTGGCCTTGCCCGGCCGGTGGCGAAGAGGTGCAGATCACCGAAGACGCCTATGCCTTTGGCCTGCTGCTGAGTGACTTTGATCTGCATCTGTTCCGCGAAGGCCGCCATCGCCAGCTCGGCCGCTGTTTCGGTGCGCAGGTGATGACGATAGACGATGTGGAAGGCGTGCGCTTTGCGGTGTGGGCGCCAAATGCCCGGCGCGTCTCCGTCATCGGTGATTTCAATCAATGGGACGGCCGCCGGCATCCCATGCGGCTGCGCCAGAGCGCGGGCGTGTGGGAGCTGTTCATCCCGCGCTTGCGCGACGGCACGCTCTACAAATACGAGATTGTCGGGCCCGACGGCACGGTGTTGCCTGCCAAGGCAGATCCCATGGCGCGGGCGACTGAAGCGCCACCGGCCACTGCATCGCGCGTCATCGATGACCGTAGCGGCTGGCGCTGGCACGATGAGAGTTGGATGCAGCAACGTGCGCAACGACAATCCGTACAGTCTCCGATATCCATCTATGAAGTCCATGCGGCCTCCTGGATGCGCATCCTTGAAGAGGACGGCCGCAATCTCGATTGGAACGAACTGGCGGAACGCCTGATTCCTTACGTCAAAGGCATGGGGTTCACCCATGTCGAACTGTTGCCCGTGATGGAACACCCATTCGGCGGCTCGTGGGGGTATCAACCCTTGTCACAGTTTGCCCCCAGCGCGCGATTTGGGGCGGCAGCAGATTTCGCAGCCTTTGTTGACGCCTGCCATGGCGAAGGCATCGGTGTCATCCTCGACTGGGTGCCGGCGCATTTTCCGTCGGACCCGCACGGCCTGGCTCACTTCGACGGTACGCCGCTGTATGAGCACGGCGATCCACGCGAGGGTTTTCATCAGGACTGGAATACGCTGATCTACAACCTCGGCCGGCATGAGGTGCGCGGTTTCCTGATCGCCAGTGCGCTGGAATGGCTGGAGCACTTTCACGTCGATGGACTGCGCGTGGATGCGGTGGCGTCAATGCTGTACCGCGATTACAGCCGTAATGCCGGTGAGTGGGTACCGAACATCCATGGCGGCCGCGAGAACCTGGAGGCGGTCGCTTTCCTGCGCGAACTCAACCAGACCGTTCATGAACGTTGCCCCGGCGCGCTGATGATCGCGGAGGAATCAACCTCCTGGCCGGGTGTGACGGCGCCGGTGGAGCAGGGCGGACTGGGCTTTTCCTACAAGTGGAACATGGGATGGATGCACGACACGCTACGTTATGTGGAGCAGGACAGCATCTATCGCCGCTACCATCATCATGACTTCACGTTCGGCATGATCTACGCATTTTCGGAATCCTTCGTTCTGCCGATTTCGCACGATGAGGTCGTGCACGGCAAACGCACCTTGCTGCAAAAGATGCCGGGCGACTATTGGCAGAAGTTCGCCAACCTGCGCGCCTATTTTGGTTTCATGTGGACCCACCCCGGCAAGAAATTGCTCTTCATGGGCAGTGAGTTCGGCCAGTACGACGAGTTCGATCACGACAAATCGCCGCAATGGGAGCTGCTGGACGATCCGCGTCATCGCAGCATTCAGCGTCTGGTGCGCGACCTCAACCGCCTCTACGTCGACCTGCCTGCCTTGCATCGCTATGACTCCCAGGCCGAAGGATTCTCTTGGGTGGTGGGCAATGACAGCGTCAACAGCGTGTTCGCTTATTTCCGTTACGGCGATGCGGGCGAGGCGCCGCTGCTGGTCGTCGTCAACATGACGCCGGTACCGCGGCATAACTACCGCATCGGAGTGCCGCCGGGGCCGGACAACAGCTATCAATGGGACGAAATCCTCAATACCGACGCCGACATGTATGGCGGCAGCAATCTGGGCAACGCCGGCGGGGTGATCGCACAAGCAGAGCATTGGCACGGCCATCCGGCTTCGGTTCTGCTGACCTTGCCACCATTGTCCACCCTGTTTTTACGCCGACGATAA